From one Triticum urartu cultivar G1812 chromosome 3, Tu2.1, whole genome shotgun sequence genomic stretch:
- the LOC125549170 gene encoding E3 ubiquitin-protein ligase RNF181 homolog isoform X2 — protein sequence MEAASGDPDDPLIAVRPQRVGGWWARNQDFIRRRAETLRRPAARAETEFEAEAECRREPPASKNSMAGLLVPAAAEVRDLECAVCLEDLVAGGRKLRKMDCSHCFHQRCIFRWLHVSRLCPMCRFAMPSRSDDERVGDEVERELAAEEEDDADEEKSAATEERSSSE from the coding sequence ATGGAGGCAGCGAGCGGGGATCCCGACGACCCCCTCATCGCCGTCCGCCCCCAACGGGTCGGCGGGTGGTGGGCGCGTAACCAGGACTTCATACGGAGACGCGCGGAGACGCTGAGGCGACCCGCCGCCCGGGCGGAGACCGAGTTCGAGGCGGAAGCAGAGTGTCGCAGAGAGCCGCCGGCCTCCAAGAACTCCATGGCGGGGCTGCTcgtgccggcggcggcggaggtgcgGGATCTGGAGTGCGCGGTGTGCCTCGAGGACCTGGTGGCCGGAGGCAGGAAGCTCAGGAAGATGGACTGCTCCCACTGCTTCCACCAGCGCTGCATCTTCCGCTGGCTGCACGTCAGCCGGCTCTGCCCGATGTGCCGCTTCGCGATGCCCTCCCGGTCCGACGACGAGCGCGTCGGCGACGAGGTGGAGCGGGAGCTCGCGgccgaggaggaagacgatgcTGACGAAGAAAAGTCTGCGGCAACTGAAGAACGCTCGTCCAGTGAGTGA
- the LOC125549170 gene encoding E3 ubiquitin-protein ligase RNF181 homolog isoform X1 yields MEKQGQERQIDPVMEAASGDPDDPLIAVRPQRVGGWWARNQDFIRRRAETLRRPAARAETEFEAEAECRREPPASKNSMAGLLVPAAAEVRDLECAVCLEDLVAGGRKLRKMDCSHCFHQRCIFRWLHVSRLCPMCRFAMPSRSDDERVGDEVERELAAEEEDDADEEKSAATEERSSSE; encoded by the coding sequence ATGGAGAAGCAGGGCCAGGAGCGGCAGATCGATCCAGTAATGGAGGCAGCGAGCGGGGATCCCGACGACCCCCTCATCGCCGTCCGCCCCCAACGGGTCGGCGGGTGGTGGGCGCGTAACCAGGACTTCATACGGAGACGCGCGGAGACGCTGAGGCGACCCGCCGCCCGGGCGGAGACCGAGTTCGAGGCGGAAGCAGAGTGTCGCAGAGAGCCGCCGGCCTCCAAGAACTCCATGGCGGGGCTGCTcgtgccggcggcggcggaggtgcgGGATCTGGAGTGCGCGGTGTGCCTCGAGGACCTGGTGGCCGGAGGCAGGAAGCTCAGGAAGATGGACTGCTCCCACTGCTTCCACCAGCGCTGCATCTTCCGCTGGCTGCACGTCAGCCGGCTCTGCCCGATGTGCCGCTTCGCGATGCCCTCCCGGTCCGACGACGAGCGCGTCGGCGACGAGGTGGAGCGGGAGCTCGCGgccgaggaggaagacgatgcTGACGAAGAAAAGTCTGCGGCAACTGAAGAACGCTCGTCCAGTGAGTGA